The following proteins come from a genomic window of Oncorhynchus masou masou isolate Uvic2021 chromosome 25, UVic_Omas_1.1, whole genome shotgun sequence:
- the isca1 gene encoding iron-sulfur cluster assembly 1 homolog, mitochondrial has product MSLPSMSASMVARATVRAVSKRKILATRAALTLTPSAVNRIRNLLEDKPEYIGLKVGVRTRGCNGMTYTLDFTKQKDQADEEVLQDGVRVFIEKKAQLTLLGTEMDFVESKLSSEFVFNNPNIKGTCGCGESFNM; this is encoded by the exons ATGTCATTACCGAGCATGTCTGCCTCCATGGTGGCTAGGGCGACCGTCCGAGCAGTCAGTAAAAGAAAGATATTAGCCACTAGAGCGGCTTTAACGCTG actccaTCTGCTGTGAATAGGATCAGGAACTTACTCGAGGATAAACCAGAATAT ATTGGTCTGAAGGTGGGTGTGAGGACTCGGGGCTGTAACGGTATGACCTACACTCTGGACTTCACCAAGCAGAAGGATCAGGCTGACGAGGAGGTGCTGCAGGACG GTGTGCGTGTATTTATAGAGAAGAAGGCCCAGCTCACTCTGCTGGGGACCGAGATGGACTTCGTGGAGTCCAAGCTATCCAGTGAGTTTGTCTTCAACAACCCCAACATCAAGGGCACCTGCGGCTGTGGAGAGAGCTTCAACATGTGA